The region CGACCTGCGCGCGGCGCGGGCCCGCGGGATCGCTGTCACCAACACGCCGGGCGTGCTGACCGAGGACACGGCGGACATGACCATGGCGCTGATCCTGGCGGTCGCCCGCCGCATGGGCGAAGGCGAACGGCTGGTGCGTGCGGGCACTTGGCAGGGCTGGGGGCCGACGACGATGCTCGGCCAGCGCATCTGGGGCAAGCGGCTCGGGATCATCGGGCTGGGCCGAATCGGCCGGGCGGTGGCGCGGCGTGCGCGGGCCTTCGGCATGTCCATCCACTACCACAACCGCCGCCGCGTCCATCCCGAGGTGGAGGCCGAGCTGGAGGCAACCTATTGGGAGAGCCTGGACCAGATGCTCGCCCGCATGGACGTGGTGTCCATCAACTGCCCCCACACCCCGGCCACCTACCACCTGCTGAACGCCCGCCGCCTCAAGCTCCTGCGGCCGCATGTGGTGGTCGTGAACACGTCGCGCGGCGAGGTGGTGGACGAGGCGGCGCTGGCCCGCATGCTGCAGAAGGGCGAACTGGCCGGCGCCGGCCTGGACGTCTACGAGCGGGAGCCGGCCGTCAATCCGAAGCTGTTGGGGCTGGAGAACGTCATGCTGCTGCCGCACATGGGGTCGGCCACCATCGAGGGCCGCATCGGCATGGGCGAGCGGGTGATCGTCAACATCCGCAGCTTCTGGGACGGCCACAGCCCGCCCGACCGCGTGATCGGAACGGAGTTCTAAGGCCGCCGAGCACATGTATTCATGTGCCCGGCCAGGTTCCTCATGCGCCGGCGCTCCTGTGGAGCTTGGCCCGCGCCAGCGGCCTACGCCAAGGCCTACAGCGGCGCGTGCCGTGCCTGCGAACCGCGTTCGATGGCGGCGGCGATCAGCCGGTCGATGCCCAGTCCGTCCCGGATCAGTTCCAGGAACCGCAACTCCTCGCGCGTTGCCCTGGGATCGGCAAGCACGATGTCGCACGCCAGCGCGTACGCCGTCTCGCTGAGCCTTTCGGGAAGCGCGCTGCGGATCCGGCTGATCACCGTCTTCAGGCCATCGGCATCGGCGAGGATTTCGCGGCATTCCCGGGCGATTGCCGGAAGCTGGTCCACATCGAAGCCCCGGAAGACCTGAAGCTGGCGGGCGTTCTCGCCGATCGTCCGCATTTCCGCGTCCGTCATGTTCCCGTCGGCAGCCGACACGAGAACCATGGTCCAGATCAGGGCGCGGTGGGCATCGACGATCATCGGGCAGGCTCCAATAGGACGGCGGGCGGAGTTGTGTGCCGGGGGCGGACGCCGGGGTCAAGCACCCGTTCGGCGGGAAAACACCCGACGGACGGGATCGGGGCCGCGCTCGACAGGTCCGGGCGACGTCCTTAATGTCGCGCCCTCCATGTCGATCGTCCTCAACGTCGTCCTCCCGGTCTTCGGGATCATCCTGGCCGGGGTCGTGATGGGCCGCACCCGCCTGCTGGGCGACGGGGCATCGGACGCGCTCAACCGCTTCGTCTACTGGGCCGCCCTTCCACCCGTCGTGTTCCTGGGGACCGCGCGCACCCCCATCGTCGAATTCCTGAACTGGCCGTTCCTGGGCACCTTCGTGGGCGGCATGCTGGCCGTCTACGCCATGGCCGCCGTGTCCGCGGCGGTGCTGCACCGCAGCCGCCCGGACGTGGCGAGCCTACAGGCGCTGAACGCCTGCTTCTCGAACACCGGCTACATGGGGATTCCCCTGTTCCTGGCGGCCTTCGGCCCCGACCGCATCGCCCCCGCCATCCTGGCGACGGTCATGATGAGCACCCTCATGGTCGGACTGGCGGTCGTCGTGCTCGAACTGGTGGGCAGCACCGGCAAGGGTGCGATTCGGGCCCTGGCCGGTGTGGCGGCCGCGCTGGCCCGCAATCCGCTGGTGGTCCTGCCCGTCCTGGGCCTGGCCCTGTCCGCCGCCGAAATTCCGCTTCCCACCGCGCTGGTCACCTTCTGCCAGCTTTTGGGCAGCGCCGCCGGGCCATGCGCCCTGTTCGCGATCGGCTTGTTCCTGGCTGGCCGCCCGCTTTCGGGACAGGTGGGCGAAGTCGGCTGGATCACGGTCCTGAAGCTGGTGGTGCAACCGGTCCTCACCTGGGTGCTGGGCCGGCACGTGTTCGGTTTGGCCGCCGATTGGCTGGCCGCCGCGGTGGTGCTGGCCGCCCTGCCGACCGGCAGCCTGACGTTCGTGGTCGCGCAGCAGTACCGGATCTATGTCGAGCGGACCTCGACCGTGATCCTGGTCACGACCATCCTGTCGGTCGTCACCTTGTCCGTCGTCCTGGCCCTGTTCCCGCCATGACCGCCGCCGCACCGTCGGCGCTCCTCGGCAGGCCACCCGCCCGACGCACCATCGACGCGTTGCGCAGCGTGCGGTGGCACAGCTCGCACGGCAGCCACTCGCCGCGCTTGCCACCGGGCAGGTGTTCGGGGCACTGCGCCCGCACCGGCCGGATCGCCGCGACGGTTGCCATCGCAGCGAGGGCGAAACCGCCCCCTGCCCCGTAAAGCCGCCTTTCGGGTTCCAAATCAGCCGGGGAGCGGAATCCCCCCTTCAAGGGCGGTGGGATCGAGGAAGCTGCGCGTGGCCCGCACCGCCTCGGCCAACCCCACCCGCTCGATCGCCACGCCTTCGGGGAAGGCGCCGCCCAGACGGCTCGGCATCATCGGGTCCAGCAGGACGAAAACGCCCATGTCGTCGGACCGCCGGACCAAGCGGCCGAAGGCCTGCCGCAGCCGCAGGCGGGTGATCATGTCGTCGTAGCGCCTCCGCCCGAACGCCTCGCGCCGGGCACGGTGCAGGATGTCGGGCCGCGGCCAGGGCACGCGGTCGAACACGATCAGCCGCAGCGAGCGGCCGGGCACGTCCACCCCGTCGCGCACCGCGTCCGTGCCCAGAAGGCAGGCGTTCTCCTCGGCCCGGAAGATGTCCACCAGCGTCGCCACGTCCAGCCCGTCCAGGTGCTGGGCCAGCAACGGGATGCCCACCTCGTCCAGGCGGGCCGCGATCCGTTCGTGCACGGCCTTCAGGCGGCTGACCGCGGTGAACAGGCCGAGGCCCCCCCCTCCGGCGGCCAGGAACAGCTCGCGGTAGGCGGCGGCCACCTGGTCCAGGTCGTCCTTGCGCACGTCGTTCACCACGAAGACGCGGGTGCGCGACGTGTAGTCGAAGGGCGACGGAACCGCCACCCGCATGGCCCGCACCGGCAGGTGCACGGCGCCGGTGCGGACCTCGGCCGTGCGCCAATCCTGCTCCACTTCGCCGGTCCCGTCGGTCAGCGTGGCCGACGTCACCAGCATGCCGTGCGCCTGCGCCCCCACGGTCGAGGCGAAGGGCTGCATCGGATCGACCCAGTGCCGGTACATGCCGACGTCCACGTCGCGGCCGTCCTGCCGCTCGATCCCGAACCAATCCACCACATAGCCGGGGGTCTCCGCCGTCAACGACCCCAGCATGCCCCGCCAGCCGGCCAGCACCATCTCGCCACGCAGCCGCATCCCGCGGCACACCGCCTCGATCCGGCGCCGGGTTTCGCTGTCCAGTTCGGCCGCCGCATCGTCCAGGCGGGCCGCCAGACGGCGGCCCAGGGCCTGCAACGGCTCCAGGATGCGGGCGAACGCCGCGTCGAGGGCGGCGGCGGCCTCCAGCACCTCGTCCAGCGGCGGCTTGGCCTCGGTTTCCAGGCTGTACGGGCTGTCGGGCCCCTGCGCGCGGGCCAGCACCTGCGTCCGCACCCCGGCCAGGAACTCCTCGCACGGGCCGTGGGGGCCCAGCAGCGGATCCGCCGTGGCCACCCGCTGCTGCCAGCCGTCGCCCGGCAGCACGCGCGCCGACAGCACGACGTCCTCCAGCAGGGCGAGCGCCTCGTCGTCGTCGGCCACCAGATCCTCGACCCGGCGCTTCAGCCCCCGCGCGCGGCCGGACCGCCCCTCGGCGCCCAGAAGCCAGCGGCGGAGCTCCGCCGCCTCCAGTCCGGTGAGATGGGCGGAAAAGGCGTTGTCGGCCGCATCGAAGAGGTGGTGTCCCTCGTCGAACACATAGCGGGTCGGCAGCCGCCCGTCGTCCTCGCCCCCGCCCAGCGCCGCCTGCACCATCACAAGGGCGTGGTTCGCGATGACGATGCGGGCGCGCCGGGCCCGGCGGACGCTGCGTTCGATGAAGCAGCGGTCGTAATGCGGGCAGGCACTGTGGATGCACTCGCCCCGGCGGTCCGCCAGGCCCAGTGTCCGACCGCGGCCCAACAGGTCCACCAGCCAGCCCGGGAAGTCCCCGCCCTGCATGTCGCCGTCGCGGGTGGCCGCCGCCCAGCGCGCGACCAGGCCCAGCGCGGTGGCGTACTGGGGTGCGGTCTGCGCCAGCCGCACCGCATCCTCGAAATTCAGCAGGCACAGGTAGTTCTCGCGCCCCTTGCGCACCACCACGTGCCGTTCCTTGACGACGGGATCCGGATACAGCCGGTCGAGTTCGCCATCGATCTGGTGCTGGAGGTTGCGCGTGTACGTGGAGACCCAGACGGCGCCGCCGTTCTTCTCGGCCCACAGGGTGGCCGGGGCCAAATAGCCCAAGGTTTTGCCCACGCCCGTCCCGGCCTCGGCCAGGACCAGGTTCGGGGTCCCGGGGGCGTTGCGCGGGACGAAGGCGGCGCTTGCGGCGCTGGCGTAGTCCGCCTGCTGGGGCCGGGGCTCCGCCCGCTTGCCGGGGACGTGGGCACCGACGAGGTCGGCAAGCCGCCGGCGGGACTCGTTGGGCCCGACCGGGACTTGGCCGGGCGGTGGTTCGGGCGCGTGCTCCGACCACTCCGGCAGCCGCTCCCACACGTGCAGAGCACCGCGCGGCCGGGCCGTGGGGCCGTCCGGGGCGCCGAGGGCCGCCAGCACCATCGGTGCCCACGGCCAACCGGGGATGGCCGGGGCGGGGATGGCCGGGGCGGGGATGGCCGGGGCGATCCCGGACTCCGGATGCGGCGCACCCAGGCCACGGCCCATCACCCAGGCGATGGCGACGGGATCGGATTTCTCCTCCGGTGCCGGGGCCGCAAGATCGGCCAGAAGCCGCTCGGCCGCCTCGACCAGGACCGTGGCGGCCGACTCCAGGTCCGCCGGGGGAACGAGGCCCAGCGCGTCGGCGAGGCCCCGGGGGGTTGGAACGCAGAATCGGGCGGGATGGACGAAGGCGAACAGCTCCAGCACATCCCAGGCGCGCAGGGTTTCGCGCTCCAGCCCTAAGCGGCGCGCCACGGCACGGGCGTGGCAGACGATGGCCCCCCGCCGGGCGACCACCTCGGCGGCCGTGTCCAGATCCAGCGTTTCGAGCTCGCCGTCGGGATGGAACAGGACCGCACGCCGGGTCGCCAGGACCAGCGCGGGCGCATCGGGCAGCACCAGCCGCGGCGCGACGGGACGGTCGGCGAAGCGGTGGGCGGCGGACCGGGGAGCGCCGGGCTCGTGGATGGCGGGTGGGTGGACAGCCATGGTCCCGCCACTGTAGCCGGTCGCCAACCTGTACGGAACGCGAACAAGCGCCGCGAGCCCGCGGACGCCTGCCAACCGTCAGGAAAGGCGGCCGTCAGGAAAGCGGGCCGTCAGGAAAGCGGGCCGTCAGGAAAGGCGGCCGTCAGGAAAGCGGGCGGCGCTCCGGGGCTTGGCCGGGCAGCGTCTGCCGGCACGCCTCCAGAATGTTGCCCACGGCAACCCGTTCGCTTTCGTCCATGGTCAACCCCCAGCGCGCCTTGATCAGCACCCAGTCCGCCACATAGGGGCAGCGGTGGGCGGGATTGGGGGGCAGCCACTCCTCCGGCCCTTTGGCCCCCTTCGAACGGTTCTGCTCCGCCGAGACGGCCCGCAGCGTGCGCCAGTCGGACAGGTCGTTGGCATAGGCGGTGCGGCGGTCGCGGTCCCACGCGTACCCGCCGCTCTGGTGCGCCTCCTCCAACGGGACCATGTGGTCCACGTCGAGGTCCTCGGGGCTGGTGAAGACGTCGCCGGTGTACGGGTCGGGCCACCGGCCGGAGACGATGCGGCAGCGGTCCCGCGACCGCCGGGTCAGTTCGGCGGAGTCGCGGATCAACACCGCCTCGCGGACGTTCAGGCAGCCCTCCACGTCCTGCCAGTGGGGCCAGTCGCTGCGGTTGTAATCGGCATCCCGCTCGCGCGCGACCTTGATGCGGGCCAGCGCCGCATCCACGGCGGCGAAGTCGACCCGCTCGGCACCGGCGACGGGCGGGAGGGGCGGGCCGAACAGCTCGCTGTACACCCGCTGGATCAGCAGGCTCGCCTCGGTCGGGAGCCACCCGGCCCGATCCAGCGCGCTGCCGACCAGGACGAGGGCCAGGACGGCCAGCGTCGACAGGCGCGCGGCGCCGTTCAACCGGCCTCCGGTGCGGACCCGGCGGGATGGGCCGCCGTACCCCCGCCCCGGGGACCGGCCAGAACGACGAGGACGTCTTGATGCCATGCGGCCACCTTATCGACGACGTCATCCCAACCGGTCAACGCGCAGGACGGATGTTCGGCCTAGAAAATGGGAGGTTGCAGGCCTTCGGCGGCGATCACCGCCTGCACCGCCGGACGCGCGGCGATCCGCTCGGCATGCCTGGCGATCTGGGGACGCGACCGGGGCGGCCGCGGCAGGTTGCGCCCCCAGCGGGTGAGCATGAACAGTTGCAGGTCGGCGGGGGAGAACGTGTCGCCCAGCAGATAGGGGCCGTCACCCAATTCGGCCGCGACGCGGTCGAACACGCCCTCCATGCGCTCCGCCAGGGCCGCCTTCACCATCGGCCCGCCGTCCGGATCCTTGGTCACGCGCTCCGGCCGGACCATGTACACGAAGTCCACCTGGGGCGCGGTCGCCAGATAGAACATCCACTTGTACATATGCGCGCGCTTGGCCGACCCCGGCGGCGGTGCCAAACCCGACTCCGGATGCGCATCGCACAAATGCAGGACGATGGCGCCGCTTTCGTACAGAACGCCGCCGTCACCGTCCACCAGTGCCGGCACCCGGCCATGCGGGTTCAACTTCAGGTATTCGGGATCCCAGTGCTCGCCCTTCGCCAGGTCCACGCGGCGCAGCTCGAACGGCACGGCGAGTTCGCGCAGCACCATGTGCGGCAGCATGCTGGTTGCGCCGGGCATGTAGTAAAGCGTGTACATGGGCCTCCCTCCCCTGGGGGTGCGTCTGGTTGAATGGCACACCCCATAACAAACGAGAGGTTGGGCGGCCACCCGTATCGGTGCCCGCGGCCACCGGCCTCCGGTTGACGCTGCCCCGGTCGGGCCGTAACGTCCGCGGCCTTCGAAGGAGGATCCGAGAGATGACGAGCGAGCGGGAACTGGCGCTCCAGGCGAAGGCATGGCCGTTCGAGGAGGCGCGCAAGCTGGTGGCGCGCTTTGCCAAAGCGCCGCCCGCCAAGGGCTATGTCCTGTTCGAGACCGGCTACGGCCCCTCGGGCCTGCCGCACATCGGCACCTTCGGCGAAGTGGCGCGCACCACCATGGTCCGCCAGGCGTTCCAGCGCATGTCGGACCTGCCGACCCGGCTGTTCGCCTTCTCCGACGACATGGACGGGTTGCGCAAGGTCCCGGACAACATCCCCAACCCGGACATGGTGCGCCAGCACCTGGGCAAGCCGCTGACCAAGGTGCCCGACCCGTTCGGCACCCATGAAAGCTTCGGCCACCACAACAATGCGCGCCTGCGCGCCTTCCTGGACCAGTTCGGTTTCGACTACGAGTTCCAGTCGGCGACCGACTGGTACACGTCCGGCCGCTTCGACCCCGTGCTGCGGCGGGTGCTGGAGCGCTACGACGAGGTGATGGCGGTGATGCTGCCGACCCTCGGGGCGGAGCGCCAGCAGACCTACAGCCCGTTCCTGCCGGTGTCGCCGAAGACGGGCCGGGTGCTGCAGGTGCCGATCCTGGAGCGCGACGTCGATGCCGGCACCATCGTCTTCGAGGACGAGGACGGCACCAAGGTCGAGGTGCCGGTCACGGGCGGCCACTGCAAGCTGCAATGGAAGCCGGACTGGGGCATGCGCTGGGCGGCGCTGGGTGTGGACTACGAGATGTCGGGCAAGGACCTGATCCCGTCGGTCGATCTCGCGTCCAAGATCTGCCGGATCCTCGGCTGCCAGCCACCCGAAGGGT is a window of Azospirillaceae bacterium DNA encoding:
- a CDS encoding glutathione S-transferase N-terminal domain-containing protein; amino-acid sequence: MYTLYYMPGATSMLPHMVLRELAVPFELRRVDLAKGEHWDPEYLKLNPHGRVPALVDGDGGVLYESGAIVLHLCDAHPESGLAPPPGSAKRAHMYKWMFYLATAPQVDFVYMVRPERVTKDPDGGPMVKAALAERMEGVFDRVAAELGDGPYLLGDTFSPADLQLFMLTRWGRNLPRPPRSRPQIARHAERIAARPAVQAVIAAEGLQPPIF
- a CDS encoding AEC family transporter, which codes for MSIVLNVVLPVFGIILAGVVMGRTRLLGDGASDALNRFVYWAALPPVVFLGTARTPIVEFLNWPFLGTFVGGMLAVYAMAAVSAAVLHRSRPDVASLQALNACFSNTGYMGIPLFLAAFGPDRIAPAILATVMMSTLMVGLAVVVLELVGSTGKGAIRALAGVAAALARNPLVVLPVLGLALSAAEIPLPTALVTFCQLLGSAAGPCALFAIGLFLAGRPLSGQVGEVGWITVLKLVVQPVLTWVLGRHVFGLAADWLAAAVVLAALPTGSLTFVVAQQYRIYVERTSTVILVTTILSVVTLSVVLALFPP
- a CDS encoding lysine--tRNA ligase yields the protein MTSERELALQAKAWPFEEARKLVARFAKAPPAKGYVLFETGYGPSGLPHIGTFGEVARTTMVRQAFQRMSDLPTRLFAFSDDMDGLRKVPDNIPNPDMVRQHLGKPLTKVPDPFGTHESFGHHNNARLRAFLDQFGFDYEFQSATDWYTSGRFDPVLRRVLERYDEVMAVMLPTLGAERQQTYSPFLPVSPKTGRVLQVPILERDVDAGTIVFEDEDGTKVEVPVTGGHCKLQWKPDWGMRWAALGVDYEMSGKDLIPSVDLASKICRILGCQPPEGFNYELFLDEDGQKISKSKGNGLTMEDWLRYGPPDSLALYMFQKPRAAKRLFFDVIPRAVDEYLTFAEKFPQEAEDKRLENPVWHIHNGRLPNSLGQRDGLTYGILLNLAGVAAAETKQAMWGFITRYAPGLTPETAPYLDRLVGYALNYYQDFVKPAKTYRAPTDMERAALEELSAELSKMPDADAETLQTLVYEIGKRHPFPELRAWFQSLYETLLGQSTGPRMGSFIALYGVGETRALITRALAGELAAA
- a CDS encoding tellurite resistance TerB family protein, whose product is MIVDAHRALIWTMVLVSAADGNMTDAEMRTIGENARQLQVFRGFDVDQLPAIARECREILADADGLKTVISRIRSALPERLSETAYALACDIVLADPRATREELRFLELIRDGLGIDRLIAAAIERGSQARHAPL
- a CDS encoding ATP-dependent DNA helicase, with the translated sequence MAVHPPAIHEPGAPRSAAHRFADRPVAPRLVLPDAPALVLATRRAVLFHPDGELETLDLDTAAEVVARRGAIVCHARAVARRLGLERETLRAWDVLELFAFVHPARFCVPTPRGLADALGLVPPADLESAATVLVEAAERLLADLAAPAPEEKSDPVAIAWVMGRGLGAPHPESGIAPAIPAPAIPAPAIPGWPWAPMVLAALGAPDGPTARPRGALHVWERLPEWSEHAPEPPPGQVPVGPNESRRRLADLVGAHVPGKRAEPRPQQADYASAASAAFVPRNAPGTPNLVLAEAGTGVGKTLGYLAPATLWAEKNGGAVWVSTYTRNLQHQIDGELDRLYPDPVVKERHVVVRKGRENYLCLLNFEDAVRLAQTAPQYATALGLVARWAAATRDGDMQGGDFPGWLVDLLGRGRTLGLADRRGECIHSACPHYDRCFIERSVRRARRARIVIANHALVMVQAALGGGEDDGRLPTRYVFDEGHHLFDAADNAFSAHLTGLEAAELRRWLLGAEGRSGRARGLKRRVEDLVADDDEALALLEDVVLSARVLPGDGWQQRVATADPLLGPHGPCEEFLAGVRTQVLARAQGPDSPYSLETEAKPPLDEVLEAAAALDAAFARILEPLQALGRRLAARLDDAAAELDSETRRRIEAVCRGMRLRGEMVLAGWRGMLGSLTAETPGYVVDWFGIERQDGRDVDVGMYRHWVDPMQPFASTVGAQAHGMLVTSATLTDGTGEVEQDWRTAEVRTGAVHLPVRAMRVAVPSPFDYTSRTRVFVVNDVRKDDLDQVAAAYRELFLAAGGGGLGLFTAVSRLKAVHERIAARLDEVGIPLLAQHLDGLDVATLVDIFRAEENACLLGTDAVRDGVDVPGRSLRLIVFDRVPWPRPDILHRARREAFGRRRYDDMITRLRLRQAFGRLVRRSDDMGVFVLLDPMMPSRLGGAFPEGVAIERVGLAEAVRATRSFLDPTALEGGIPLPG
- a CDS encoding HNH endonuclease family protein yields the protein MNGAARLSTLAVLALVLVGSALDRAGWLPTEASLLIQRVYSELFGPPLPPVAGAERVDFAAVDAALARIKVARERDADYNRSDWPHWQDVEGCLNVREAVLIRDSAELTRRSRDRCRIVSGRWPDPYTGDVFTSPEDLDVDHMVPLEEAHQSGGYAWDRDRRTAYANDLSDWRTLRAVSAEQNRSKGAKGPEEWLPPNPAHRCPYVADWVLIKARWGLTMDESERVAVGNILEACRQTLPGQAPERRPLS
- a CDS encoding D-glycerate dehydrogenase — translated: MTDRRKPVVVVTRQLPDVIETRMMELFDTRLNHDDRRMSAAELAEAVRTADVLVPTVTDRIDAPLLDQAGPRLKLVASFGTGVDHIDLRAARARGIAVTNTPGVLTEDTADMTMALILAVARRMGEGERLVRAGTWQGWGPTTMLGQRIWGKRLGIIGLGRIGRAVARRARAFGMSIHYHNRRRVHPEVEAELEATYWESLDQMLARMDVVSINCPHTPATYHLLNARRLKLLRPHVVVVNTSRGEVVDEAALARMLQKGELAGAGLDVYEREPAVNPKLLGLENVMLLPHMGSATIEGRIGMGERVIVNIRSFWDGHSPPDRVIGTEF